TATCGCGGGCCAGTTCCAGCAGTTTTACCCCGCCAGCCTGTCCGGGCAGAGCTTCGCGCAGATCCAGCAGCGCCTCGCGAGTTGGGAGGCGAACAGCCGACTGACGCTGCAGGACTCCATGGCCGTGCAGAACCAGCTGGTTAGGTCGCAGGGAACGACCGCTGGCGCCGTCAGCGGCGCGGTGGCCGCTTCGCAAGGCGCCGCCGGGCAAACGGCAGCGATCCAGGCGACCAACCAGTTGCTGGCCGCGCTCAGCAGCCAGCTGCAGGGTCTTCAGACGATCTTGATCGCGCAAGCGAGGACGCAGGAGACGATCCTGGCGCAGCAGCAGGCCGGGGCCATCGCGGCCCGAGCTGAGACGGAGCGCGCCACCGCTTACACCAAGACTGGTAGCCGGCTCCCGAACATCTCGGATTTTCAATGATGCGGTCGTTGCTCGTCATCAGCTGTCTTGTTGCCGTTGGCCTGGCTGGCTGCGGAAAGCCCGCCACAGAGCCGAGTCAAACCGATCCGCCGGCCAAGGCGAAACCGTGTCCGGACATCAACAATCGTGACCGGAACGACCCATGTTCACCGCTGTACTTCAAGAAAAAGGGCAGCAGTCTTCCCGATAAAAACAGCCTCTAGGCTTGAAGTGCGCCGAGTTCATCAATGGCCACCGCAGATCCCGCAGCTCTAGACCAATTCATCAGTGCGTTCACCGGCCAGGTGGGCAGTGGCTTCGGAGCCATTGCGGGGCCCGTCCAGGGCGTCCTGGCGACATTGGTGGTCATCAGCATCACGATCTCAGCGATCCTTTGGGCGATCGACGAGACACAGAACATCATGGCTGCGCTCGTCAGGAAGATACTCCTGATCGGGTTCTTCGCCTGGCTAGTCACCAACTGGCACTCGCTGACCCTCACGGTCATCAATGGATTTGCGAAGCTAGGTCTGCAGGCCAGCGGCGGCGGCTCGATTGGCGATTTTACGCGGGCGCCAACTAAAGCCGTCGAAGCGGGCCTCTCGGTCGTAATCGACCTCATCAAGTACATTGGCGACCTTGCGCAGCAGAACGCCGGCTTCGGCGCGCTGATGCATATCGACATGATCATCGTCGCGGCCGTCGCCGCGATCGGCATCCTGTTGGCCTTCATAATTTTGGCGATCGAGATCGCCGTCACGATCATCGAATTCTACATCGTCACCCTGATCGCTTTCGTCGTGGTGCCGTTCGGAGTGCTCTCGCAGACCTCGTTTCTGGCCGAGAAAGCTATCGGCTACGTGGTCTCCGTCGGGTTCAAGTTCATGGCTCTCGCTGTGATCGCGGGCGTCGGGATCAACATCTTCGAGACCTACTCGCTATCGCCTCAGCCGACCGTGGCTGAGGAAGCCGGACTGCTGCTGTCGGCGATCTTCTTGATGATGTTGTCGCTCAAAGTGCCCGCGATCGCTGGTGCCATGATTTCTGGTGGTCCGCAGTTGAACACGGGTGGTGCTCTTATGGGCGCTGCCGGTGTTGCTGCCGGCGCAGCGGGCGTCGGTCTCGCGGCCCGTGCTGCTGGCGGAGCCATCGCCAGCGGCTGGGCAGGCGGCGGTGAGAAGATAGCGGCAGCCCGCGCCGCGTCTGGAAGCATCAATTCAGGAGGCCCTCGTCCAAATGGTGGAGGTGGGCCCAGCGGTGGAGGCATGGCGGCCGACTTCGCCAGGGCTCCGGTTTCGACGATGGTCGCTGAAGGTCGAGCGGCCGGTAGCCGCCTCTTCTCCTCCCGCAATCCTAGTGAAGGCGAGACGCCCCCTCCCCCGCCGCCGGATGCGCCATCGTCTGGTTCCTCCGTCGTCTCGCGGGCCGAGGCTCGCCGTGGCGGCGGGCTGGCAGGCGCTGCCCGGGACAGTGCCGCTGCGGCCACGGCCGGGGGAGATGGAAACGGGCCTGGCCTGAGCGCCACACCAACCCGTCGCGATGACGAACCTGAAGAGTGACCCCAGTCGAGAGTGCGCCGATGAACCCCTTCAAACGACCTAATGACCGCTACGGCAGCTCAGCCCCCATCGAGAGCCCATACCTGCGCGCCTCCCGCGAGTGGGACATGCGCATCGGCTCGGCTGTGGTGCAGGCCAAGAACTGGCGGATGGCGGCGTTCGGGGGCCTGGGGCTCGCGGCCCTGGCGCTGGGCGGATTTATCTACGAGGCCAACAACACCAACATCGCCACCTACGTCGTGCCCATCGACCGCTATGCGCGGCCGGGCCGTATCGAGCTTGCGGGGCGCACCTACGAGCCGACCACGGCCGAGATCGGCTACTTCCTCGCCGATTGGGTTCGGCGGACGCGCTCGAAGAGCATCGATCCCATCGTCATCCGGGACAACTGGACCGGCGCCTATCACTTCGTGTCCGGGCCAGCGATCGGGCAGCTCAACGCCTTCGCCAAGGCCAACGACCCTTTCGCAAACGCGGGCACCCAGGCGGTCAACGTCGAGATCGTGTCGGTCCTGCCGCGCAGTCCGCACACCTACCAGGTCCAGTGGCGCGAGACGCAGTTCAATGCCGGCACGTCGAGCGCGACGGAGGCCTGGACGGGGCTGTTCACCACCAAGGTCGTGGCGCCGAAGAACGAGGCCGAGCTGAGGGCCAATCCGCTGGGGATCTACATCACCGAGTTTCAATGGAGTCGTGAGCTATGAGCGCCTTGTCCCCCAGACGGCTTTCCTTGGGCGCTGCGGCCGGCCTGCTCATTCTGTTGGCCGCGTCTGAGAGTCCCTCGGTCGCCCAGACGGCGACGCCCCGACCGACTCTCCCTGTGGCGGCTCGGCCGACACCGGCGGCGCCTGTCGCCTTGGCTCAGGCCGCGACGCCGCCTCGGCCCGTCCCAAGACGCCGCACGGCGCCGCGCACCTATGCACGGCAGACGGCGCTGACGACCGTACAGTCCGCCAACAGCAGCGCCCGCGACTACCCCAGCGCCGGGGCCTATGTGAATGCGGCCCTCTACTACGATTTTGAGCCTGGACGGCTCTACACCGTCCACACCAGCCCGCGCTTCCTTACGGCGATCTCGCTTCGCCCCGGCGAAAAGCTGATCTCCAAGGCGGCGGGCGACACGGTTCGCTGGGTGCTGGGTGAGACCGTCCAAGGCTCGGGCGCGACCCAGCAGGTCATCGTGATGGTCAAGCCGATCCGCGGCGGCCTGCGCACCAACATCATCCTGACGACCGACCAGCGCACCTACCTGCTCGACGCGGTCAGCTATGAGGGCGACACCTACACCAGCGTTATCAGCTGGAACTATCCGCAGGAGGAGGCCCGCGAGCGGCAGGCCGCTCAGGCGGCCGAAACCCAGGGGGTGGCGGCCTCGGGCCTTGCGGTGGACTCGCTGCACTTCGGCTATCGCATCAAGGCCAACGGCTTTCGCGCGCCGCGCTGGCAGCCGGTTCGCGTCTTCGATGACGGGCTAAAGACCTACATCCAGTTTCCGCGCGACATGGCCACGACTGAGGCCCCGCCGCTGTTCTTGATCGGACCCGACAAGCAGGCCCAGCTCGTCAACTACCGCTCCCTTGGCGGCTACTACGTCGTGGACCGACTGATCGACGTCGCGGAGCTGAGGCTTGGCGAGGGCAAGCAGACCGTCGTGCGGATCACCCGCACCGGCGAAGGGGGCCGCTCGTGACCCATCTTCCGCCCGACCCGCCTCTGGGCTCCCAGCCACGCAAGGCGCCGCCGGAGAGCGTCCTGGCCGCGCCTCGTAATCCCGTCACGCGCTGGAACCGCAAGTATTTGATCGCCGGGGCGACGGGCTTGGCTGGAATCGTGGCGCTCGGCTTCTACCTCGGCTTCGGCGGCGCGCACGCGCCTCAAGCCCGCCCGGAGGCGATGACGGACGCGGCCTACACCGGCCAGGTCCAGACGCCGGCGATCTCCACCAAATACGCGGCGGGCTATGCCGATCCCGCGTTGCAGGCTCAAGCCCTGCCGGGGACGGCGGCCTTGCCGCCGCCCGAAGGCTCGCCGGGCGCATTGCCCGCCGGCGCGCCGCCTCCGGCTCCCCCGCCGGCGCAGGTCGATCCTGCCGTTCAGGCCGCGCGTGAGCAGGCGCTCGCCGCCCGGACGTCCGGGCCGTTCTTTGGCGGGCCGCCCCCAGCGGCGGCTGCACCGCCGTCCGCCGATCTCGCTGCGCTGGCTGGGCCGATCGGTGCGTCCGCCGGGGGCGCCGGGGAGCCGGCCGCCGCCGAGGTGCAGCCGGCCAATGGCCAGGCCGCCAAGCGCCAGTTCGCGGCCAACGCCCGGACAGACGACTATCTGACCAATCCCCTGCAGCCGGCGCTGAGTCCTTGGGAGGTGAAGGCCGGCAGCATCATCTCGGCCGCCTTGGTGACGGCCATCAATTCCGACCTGCCGGGCCAGGTGATCGCCCAGGTCACTGAGCCTGTCTATGACCACAGGACCGGGCGAACCGTGTTGATCCCACAGGGCTCACGGCTGATCGGCCAGTACGACAGCCAGATCGCCTACGGCCAGAACCGGGCCCTGATCGCCTGGAACCGGATCATCATGCCCGATGGCCGTTCCATCAACATCGGCTCGATGGCGGGCGCCGATCTGTCGGGCGCGGCCGGCTTGCAGGACAAGACCGACGGACACTTCGGCCAACTGGCGCGGGGGGTGATCCTCTCGACCTTGTTCAGTGTCGGGGCGGCCGCCGCCCAGGACGCCGGCAACAGGAGCTCCGGCGCGCTGGTCATCAACTCGGCCGCCAGCGGGGTTTCCAACTCTGCTCAGCAAGTCGGCCAGCAGATCACGGGCCGCGATCTCAATCGCCAGCCCACCCTGCGTGTCCGGGCCGGATGGCCCGTCCGTGTGCTTGTCAGCAAGGACATGATCCTCGCCCCGTATCCGTAAGCGTGAGTTTTGCGATGACCCCATCGGCAGAAAAGCTCGGCCTGTTCCTCCCGGAAGGCCTTCACCAGGACATGCTCGACACCGCCGAGCGCCTGAACACCCGCAAGAATCCCAGGGGCTGTGTTCGGCTGATCTATGAGCGCGCCTTCCGCGAGCTGGTCGAGGCGCTCGACGGCGGCGAGGCGGTGACCTTCCCCGCCGTCCGCGGCGCCAAGAACCGGGTCTCTGTGCGGCTCTCCAAACCGCTGTGCGTGCGGATCCGCCGTCAGACCGACGCCCTCAATCTCAAGCTCACCGACTTCGCCTTCACGGCGATCGACCGCTTCCTGCAGACCACTCAAGGAGACGCCCATGACGCGCCCCGCCAAGACCGCCCTGGCCCTCGGCAAGATCGATCTCGAGGAGAAGACAACCGACCTGCGTTTGAAGCTGAAGGGCAAGCTCGCCGTTGACCTGGCCGACTACCAGCGCGCCTTCGCCCAGGCCAATGAGCAGAGCCTAGAGCTCGAACAGCTCGTCCCTCACATCCTCGCGGCCTTCATCGACGCCGACAAAGGCTTCCAGGCCTGGCGCAAGGCGCAGCCCGCAAGCGCCTGACCGCTTCAGTGTAGGCTGCAGCCGCTCGGCGTTCCGAAACGTCGCGCGAGATCAGCGGCCAGATAGGCCACCTCAGCGTCCAGCACCGCCGGATCCGCATCAGGCCCTGCCGCCCTTGCCACAAGCGCCAGGGCGCGGTCGACCAAGGCGCGTGCTTCTGGATTGCGCCGAAAGCGCAGGCGAAGTTCCAGCAGGTGCGCCAGGGCATCCGACATGCTCCACCTTGTCGGAGACCTTCGGTCTGCGAGCAAGCGCGCGGCGCCGGCGTTCCGGCTTGTGAGCGGCTAAACCCTAGCTGTGGTGGGACGGGGCGAGCGAACCGCAACCCCTAGAGGCCTGAGTCGTCTTCAGCGGACTCGTTTCTCGAACGGCGTCAACCGCCCGAATCGGCCCTTTTTGGCCAAAAGGGTGCAATTCCGAGCCTTTAGGAATCCTCAGACTCACTGAACGCTGTCGTCGACTGAGTCGCGTGTCGGGTCTTCCGCGCGCGCTCGGTCACCCCAGAGGACTTCATCTTGACCTAGACGAGACCCCTAAACGGCGAGAGCCCCCCGTTGGCGCGGGAGGCTCTCGGAAATCGCAGGCGCCGTGTGGCAGCGGCTTGATTGATCGAGTTGAATCTAGGCGGCGCTTTTTGCGTCGTCAAGGCCTCGAACAGGAGACCTATGGTCTTTTGCCTGCCGGTTTCGCCACCGCGAAACGGCCTCGTCCCCGTTAGGAAGGGACGATATGCGAACGGCCTTAGCCGGCGACGATTGGCGACCTGGTTTCGCCAAGCGCGCCCCCAATTTCGACGCGGTCTGCGCCCAGGCCCGGTCCTGGCGCTGGCAGGCGGGCGTCACTGTGGCGCGGATCGCCGCGGCGGTCCTGAAAG
This genomic interval from Caulobacter sp. NIBR2454 contains the following:
- a CDS encoding conjugal transfer protein TrbJ, whose protein sequence is MRKQLMAAAAIVAVSLGLGPLPPQSAAAQQIVFDPRAVAQAVQQVRQGLSQIQQLQAQVTNQMAMLQKLGTDVTQPLAQINAQASQLMQQAQAIGYNSQNIAGQFQQFYPASLSGQSFAQIQQRLASWEANSRLTLQDSMAVQNQLVRSQGTTAGAVSGAVAASQGAAGQTAAIQATNQLLAALSSQLQGLQTILIAQARTQETILAQQQAGAIAARAETERATAYTKTGSRLPNISDFQ
- the trbL gene encoding P-type conjugative transfer protein TrbL; protein product: MATADPAALDQFISAFTGQVGSGFGAIAGPVQGVLATLVVISITISAILWAIDETQNIMAALVRKILLIGFFAWLVTNWHSLTLTVINGFAKLGLQASGGGSIGDFTRAPTKAVEAGLSVVIDLIKYIGDLAQQNAGFGALMHIDMIIVAAVAAIGILLAFIILAIEIAVTIIEFYIVTLIAFVVVPFGVLSQTSFLAEKAIGYVVSVGFKFMALAVIAGVGINIFETYSLSPQPTVAEEAGLLLSAIFLMMLSLKVPAIAGAMISGGPQLNTGGALMGAAGVAAGAAGVGLAARAAGGAIASGWAGGGEKIAAARAASGSINSGGPRPNGGGGPSGGGMAADFARAPVSTMVAEGRAAGSRLFSSRNPSEGETPPPPPPDAPSSGSSVVSRAEARRGGGLAGAARDSAAAATAGGDGNGPGLSATPTRRDDEPEE
- the trbF gene encoding conjugal transfer protein TrbF, translated to MNPFKRPNDRYGSSAPIESPYLRASREWDMRIGSAVVQAKNWRMAAFGGLGLAALALGGFIYEANNTNIATYVVPIDRYARPGRIELAGRTYEPTTAEIGYFLADWVRRTRSKSIDPIVIRDNWTGAYHFVSGPAIGQLNAFAKANDPFANAGTQAVNVEIVSVLPRSPHTYQVQWRETQFNAGTSSATEAWTGLFTTKVVAPKNEAELRANPLGIYITEFQWSREL
- the trbG gene encoding P-type conjugative transfer protein TrbG: MSALSPRRLSLGAAAGLLILLAASESPSVAQTATPRPTLPVAARPTPAAPVALAQAATPPRPVPRRRTAPRTYARQTALTTVQSANSSARDYPSAGAYVNAALYYDFEPGRLYTVHTSPRFLTAISLRPGEKLISKAAGDTVRWVLGETVQGSGATQQVIVMVKPIRGGLRTNIILTTDQRTYLLDAVSYEGDTYTSVISWNYPQEEARERQAAQAAETQGVAASGLAVDSLHFGYRIKANGFRAPRWQPVRVFDDGLKTYIQFPRDMATTEAPPLFLIGPDKQAQLVNYRSLGGYYVVDRLIDVAELRLGEGKQTVVRITRTGEGGRS
- a CDS encoding TrbI/VirB10 family protein, with translation MTHLPPDPPLGSQPRKAPPESVLAAPRNPVTRWNRKYLIAGATGLAGIVALGFYLGFGGAHAPQARPEAMTDAAYTGQVQTPAISTKYAAGYADPALQAQALPGTAALPPPEGSPGALPAGAPPPAPPPAQVDPAVQAAREQALAARTSGPFFGGPPPAAAAPPSADLAALAGPIGASAGGAGEPAAAEVQPANGQAAKRQFAANARTDDYLTNPLQPALSPWEVKAGSIISAALVTAINSDLPGQVIAQVTEPVYDHRTGRTVLIPQGSRLIGQYDSQIAYGQNRALIAWNRIIMPDGRSINIGSMAGADLSGAAGLQDKTDGHFGQLARGVILSTLFSVGAAAAQDAGNRSSGALVINSAASGVSNSAQQVGQQITGRDLNRQPTLRVRAGWPVRVLVSKDMILAPYP
- a CDS encoding DUF2274 domain-containing protein: MTRPAKTALALGKIDLEEKTTDLRLKLKGKLAVDLADYQRAFAQANEQSLELEQLVPHILAAFIDADKGFQAWRKAQPASA